A window from Rhinolophus sinicus isolate RSC01 linkage group LG18, ASM3656204v1, whole genome shotgun sequence encodes these proteins:
- the LG18H16orf89 gene encoding UPF0764 protein C16orf89 homolog isoform X1, translating to MSSTGLLLLLLLLAPPLWPFSLPPPDTPEGKATVSDLILPVLERATSFLKKRLPEINLDGVVGFRVLEVNLQGVQKEWAQDPQLQPQSLRVGKLLQKLAPLLHGSIFYLKLNDPQYLREFQPTIQPGFWKLPHVWTHINASMVYPTFEPQDCFSEEQSDLCLVQLLGTGTDSSQPCQPSGFCKTLMTKLGCSGYCLSHQLLFFLSARMKGCTRGLFHQSQRYMNLFCANMMNLNRRAEAIGYAYPTRDIFMENIMFCGIGGFSDFYKLRWLEAILSWQKPQEGCFGKPDAEDEKLPEDSQHQQHYLRRVRRREKQFTDGCSSHNTAVAVAALGGFLYALTQYPPAHGQLRHATLAPPMATHMNGSMPAIHQEDKTHAFGPSF from the exons ATGTCCAGCACGGGGCTCCTGCTTCTGCTTTTGCTCCTGGCACCACCGCTATGGCCCTTCTCGTTGCCACCGCCAGACACGCCAGAGGGCAAAGCCACCGTCTCAGACCTCATCCTCCCGGTGCTGGAGAGAGCCACCTCCTTCCTGAAGAAGAGGCTGCCTGAAATCAACCTGGATGGCGTGGTGGGCTTCCGGGTGTTGGAAG TGAACCTACAAGGCGTTCAGAAGGAGTGGGCCCAGGACCCCCAGCTGCAGCCACAGAGCCTACGTGTGGGGAAGCTGCTGCAAAAGCTGGCGCCTCTCCTCCACGGATCCATTTTCTACCTCAAGCTGAACGACCCCCAGTACCTAAGAG AGTTCCAGCCAACCATCCAGCCCGGGTTTTGGAAGCTGCCACACGTCTGGACTCACATCAATGCCTCCATGGTGTACCCCACGTTTGAGCCCCAGGACTGCTTCTCAGAGGAACAGAGTGACTTGTGCCTGGTGCAGCTGCTGGGAACCGG GACGgacagcagccagccctgccagccCTCAGGCTTCTGCAAGACCCTCATGACCAAGCTCGGCTGCTCAGGCTACTGCCTGTCCCACCAgctgctcttcttcctctctgccaGGATG AAGGGATGCACAAGGGGGCTGTTCCACCAGAGCCAACGCTATATGAACCTCTTCTGTGCCAACATGATGAATCTGAACCGGAGAGCTGAGGCCATCGGATATGCCTACCCCACCCGGGATATCTTCATGGAAAACA TCATGTTCTGTGGAATTGGCGGGTTCTCCGACTTCTACAAGCTCCGGTGGCTGGAGGCCATTCTCAGTTGGCAGAAGCCACAGGAAGGATGCTTCGGGAAGCCTG ATGCTGAAGATGAAAAATTACCTGAAGACAGTCAACACCAACAGCATTATTTGAGAAGAGtaaggaggagagaaaaacaatttacaG ATGGCTGCTCCTCCCACAACACAGCCGTGGCTGTGGCGGCCCTGGGCGGCTTCCTGTATGCCCTGACACAGTACCCCCCAGCACACGGACAGCTGCGGCATGCCACACTGGCACCACCAATGGCCACTCACATGAATGGTTCCATGCCTGCCATCCACCAGGAAGATAAAACCCACGCCTTTGGTCCCTCCTTCTGA
- the LG18H16orf89 gene encoding UPF0764 protein C16orf89 homolog isoform X2 has product MSSTGLLLLLLLLAPPLWPFSLPPPDTPEGKATVSDLILPVLERATSFLKKRLPEINLDGVVGFRVLEVNLQGVQKEWAQDPQLQPQSLRVGKLLQKLAPLLHGSIFYLKLNDPQYLREFQPTIQPGFWKLPHVWTHINASMVYPTFEPQDCFSEEQSDLCLVQLLGTGTDSSQPCQPSGFCKTLMTKLGCSGYCLSHQLLFFLSARMGCTRGLFHQSQRYMNLFCANMMNLNRRAEAIGYAYPTRDIFMENIMFCGIGGFSDFYKLRWLEAILSWQKPQEGCFGKPDAEDEKLPEDSQHQQHYLRRVRRREKQFTDGCSSHNTAVAVAALGGFLYALTQYPPAHGQLRHATLAPPMATHMNGSMPAIHQEDKTHAFGPSF; this is encoded by the exons ATGTCCAGCACGGGGCTCCTGCTTCTGCTTTTGCTCCTGGCACCACCGCTATGGCCCTTCTCGTTGCCACCGCCAGACACGCCAGAGGGCAAAGCCACCGTCTCAGACCTCATCCTCCCGGTGCTGGAGAGAGCCACCTCCTTCCTGAAGAAGAGGCTGCCTGAAATCAACCTGGATGGCGTGGTGGGCTTCCGGGTGTTGGAAG TGAACCTACAAGGCGTTCAGAAGGAGTGGGCCCAGGACCCCCAGCTGCAGCCACAGAGCCTACGTGTGGGGAAGCTGCTGCAAAAGCTGGCGCCTCTCCTCCACGGATCCATTTTCTACCTCAAGCTGAACGACCCCCAGTACCTAAGAG AGTTCCAGCCAACCATCCAGCCCGGGTTTTGGAAGCTGCCACACGTCTGGACTCACATCAATGCCTCCATGGTGTACCCCACGTTTGAGCCCCAGGACTGCTTCTCAGAGGAACAGAGTGACTTGTGCCTGGTGCAGCTGCTGGGAACCGG GACGgacagcagccagccctgccagccCTCAGGCTTCTGCAAGACCCTCATGACCAAGCTCGGCTGCTCAGGCTACTGCCTGTCCCACCAgctgctcttcttcctctctgccaGGATG GGATGCACAAGGGGGCTGTTCCACCAGAGCCAACGCTATATGAACCTCTTCTGTGCCAACATGATGAATCTGAACCGGAGAGCTGAGGCCATCGGATATGCCTACCCCACCCGGGATATCTTCATGGAAAACA TCATGTTCTGTGGAATTGGCGGGTTCTCCGACTTCTACAAGCTCCGGTGGCTGGAGGCCATTCTCAGTTGGCAGAAGCCACAGGAAGGATGCTTCGGGAAGCCTG ATGCTGAAGATGAAAAATTACCTGAAGACAGTCAACACCAACAGCATTATTTGAGAAGAGtaaggaggagagaaaaacaatttacaG ATGGCTGCTCCTCCCACAACACAGCCGTGGCTGTGGCGGCCCTGGGCGGCTTCCTGTATGCCCTGACACAGTACCCCCCAGCACACGGACAGCTGCGGCATGCCACACTGGCACCACCAATGGCCACTCACATGAATGGTTCCATGCCTGCCATCCACCAGGAAGATAAAACCCACGCCTTTGGTCCCTCCTTCTGA
- the NAGPA gene encoding N-acetylglucosamine-1-phosphodiester alpha-N-acetylglucosaminidase codes for MAASMGRWLLFFLALLSFFWEASGGFGWGASLDDDLLLPYSRLRARPARDCARVRAGSREHESWPPSPATPGAGGPAVRTFVSHFAGRAVAGHLTRAAQPLRTFSVLEPGGPGGCASRRRATVEETARPAGCRVAQNGGFFRMATGECLGNVVSDRRRVSSAGGLQNAQFGIRRDGTLVTGYLSEEEVLDTENPFVQLLSGVVWLIRNGSVYINESQAAECDETQETGSFSKFVNVISARTAVGHDRKGQLVLFHADGQTEQRGINLWEMAEFLLKQDVVNAINLDGGGSATFVLNGTLASYPSDHCQDNMWRCPRSVSTVVCVHEPRCQPPDCSGHGTCVEGRCQCTGHYWQGAACDKLDCGPSNCSQHGLCTETGCRCEAGWTGSNCSEACTNGSFGENCAKKCQCQNGAACDPAQGTCTCPPGFTGDTCVQECPLGWHGPGCQRPCECEHQCPCDPQTGNCNLTQAPTLNNIFSRVKQCLQPPEVTLRTGEFSLLTGTSWLALTLALVFLLLVSMVANVFLFLGSRAEWSRHLDGAYVYHPLQEMNGELLAPEKEQPGDARSPFKD; via the exons ATGGCGGCCTCCATGGGTCGCtggcttctgtttttccttgCGTTGCTCAGCTTCTTCTGGGAGGCGTCCGGCGGCTTCGGTTGGGG GGCCTCCCTGGACGACGACTTGCTGCTGCCCTACTCCCGCCTGCGCGCGCGGCCCGCCCGGGACTGCGCACGGGTGCGCGCCGGCAGCCGCGAGCACGAGAGCTGGCCGCCTTCCCCCGCGACCCCCGGCGCTGGCGGCCCGGCCGTGCGCACCTTCGTGTCGCACTTCGCGGGCCGCGCGGTGGCGGGCCACCTGACACGCGCCGCCCAGCCCCTGCGCACCTTCTCCGTGTTGGAGCCCGGCGGCCCGGGGGGCTGCGCCTCGAGGCGCCGCGCCACGGTGGAGGAGACGGCGCGGCCGGCCGGTTGCAGGGTCGCCCAGAACGGCGGCTTCTTCCGCATGGCCACCGGCGAGTGCCTGGGCAACGTGGTGAGCGACCGGCGGCGGGTGAGCAGCGCCGGGGGGCTGCAGAACGCGCAGTTCGGGATCCGCCGCGACGGGACCCTGGTCACCGG GTACCTGTCTGAAGAGGAGGTGCTGGACACTGAGAATCCATTCGTGCAGCTGCTGAGCGGGGTCGTGTGGCTTATTCGCAATGGAAGTGTCTACATCAACGAGAGCCAGGCAGCCGAGTGTGATGAGACACAGGagacag GTTCCTTCAGCAAATTTGTGAACGTGATATCGGCCAGGACAGCTGTCGGCCATGACCGGAAGGGGCAGCTGGTGCTCTTCCATGCAGACGGGCAGACGGAGCAGCGGGG CATCAACCTGTGGGAGATGGCAGAGTTCCTGCTGAAACAGGACGTGGTGAACGCCATCAACCTGGACGGAGGGGGCTCCGCCACCTTTGTGCTCAATGGGACCTTGGCCAGTTACCCATCAGATCACTG CCAGGACAACATGTGGCGCTGTCCCCGAAGTGTGTCcactgtggtgtgtgtgcatgagcCCCGCTGCCAGCCTCCTGACTGCAGCGGCCATGGGACCTGTGTGGAGGGGCGCTGCCAGTGCACGGGGCACTACTGGCAGGGCGCTGCCTGCGACAAGCTGGACTGTGGCCCCTCCAACTGCAGCCAGCATGGACTCTGCACAGAGA CCGGCTGCCGCTGCGAAGCTGGATGGACAGGGTCCAACTGCAGTGAAG cTTGCACCAATGGCTCCTTTGGGGAGAACTGTGCCAAGAAGTGCCAGTGTCAGAACGGAGCTGCCTGTGACCCGGCTCAGGGGACCTGCACCTGTCCCCCTGGCTTTACTGGAGACACCTGTGTGCAGG AGTGTCCCCTCGGCTGGCATGGGCCAGGCTGCCAGAGGCCTTGCGAATGTGAGCACCAGTGTCCCTGCGACCCTCAGACTGGCAACTGCAACCTCACCCAGGCGCCCACCCTGAACAACATCTTCTCCCGAG TGAAGCAGTGTCTCCAGCCACCCGAGGTCACCCTGCGGACAGGAGAATTCTCCCTTCTCACCGG GACCTCCTGGCTGGCCCTCACCCTGGCCCTGGTTTTCCTTCTGCTGGTCAGCATGGTGGCGAACGTTTTCTTGTTCCTGGGCTCCAGAGCGGAGTGGAGCCGGCACCTGGACGGGGCTTACGTGTACCACCCGCTGCAGGAGATGAACGGGGAGCTGCTGGCCCCTGAGAAGGAGCAGCCGGGCGACGCCCGCAGCCCCTTCAAGGACTGA